The proteins below come from a single Malus sylvestris chromosome 3, drMalSylv7.2, whole genome shotgun sequence genomic window:
- the LOC126616147 gene encoding ABC transporter G family member 3-like, translated as MEEIQSQSDNYRSSSSSASSPASRVPSSNFFYLRKTGSLRQPISFEDSPEWEDTDIDVRVEEGGDSINIATTPVSASLSKLNSGSLPSPPLPEGANVVRKIAGASLVWKDLTVTIKGKRKYSEKVMKSSNGYALPGTITVIMGPAKSGKSTLLRALAGRLPHSARMYGEVFVNGSKSPMPYGSYGFVEREITLIGSLTVREFLYYSALLQLPGFFCQKKSVVEDAIHAMSLGDCANKLIGGYCNMKGLPNGDRRRVSIARELVMRPHILFIDEPLYHLDSVSALLMMVTLKKLASTGCTVVFTIYQSSTEVFGLFDRICLLSNGNTLFFGETLACLQHFSNAGFPCPIMQSPSDHFLRAINTDFDKIIAMCKNWQDDNGDFSSVNMDTAVAIRTLEATYKSSADAAAVETMILRLTDKEGPVLKSKGKAGAATRVAVLTWRSLLIMSRDWKYYWLRLILYMIFTLSVGTVFSGSGHSLSSVATKVAAIFVFVSFTALLSISGVPAVIKEIKIYASEGSNHHLGTLVFLFGQLLSSIPFLFLISIPSSVVFYFLIGLRDEFSLLMYFMLNFFMCLLVNDGIMLVVVSLWQDVFWSTLTLICIQVVMMLSAGYFRIRNALPGPVWTYPVSYIAFHTYSIQGLLENEYIGTSFAVGQVRTISGYQALSSAYDISPDNNAKWENLLILFLMAVGYRILVLVLLYFRVGGKKYIRKILKCNQDTNNAR; from the exons ATGGAAGAAATACAATCACAATCGGATAATTATAGGTCTTCCTCGTCTTCAGCAAGTAGTCCAGCAAGTCGGGTACCCTCAAGTAACTTTTTCTACTTGCGCAAAACTGGCTCACTCAGACAGCCCATCTCATTTGAGGATTCACCCGAATGGGAGGATACAGATATTGATGTTAGGGTGGAGGAAGGAGGTGACTCCATCAACATTGCAACCACTCCGGTCTCCGCATCTCTTTCGAAGCTTAATAGTGGGTCCTTGCCATCCCCACCATTACCAGAGGGTGCAAATGTAGTAAGAAAGATTGCAGGGGCTTCACTTGTGTGGAAAGATTTGACAGTTACAATTAAGGGGAAAAGAAAGTACTCTGAGAAGGTTATGAAGAGTTCAAATGGTTATGCTTTGCCAGGAACTATAACAGTAATTATGGGTCCTGCTAAGTCGGGGAAGTCGACACTACTAAGGGCTCTTGCAG GAAGATTGCCTCACTCAGCCAGAATGTATGGTGAGGTTTTTGTGAATGGCTCAAAGTCGCCCATGCCGTATGGTTCATAC GGTTTTGTTGAGAGGGAAATCACTCTAATTGGATCCCTCACTGTTCGGGAGTTTCTGTATTACTCCGCTCTTCTTCAGCTTCCTGGTTTCTTTTGTCAGAAAAAGAGCGTAGTAGAGGATGCCATCCATGCCATGTCACTGGGTGATTGTGCAAACAAATTGATAGGCGGTTACTGTAATATGAAGGGCCTTCCAAATGGCGATAGAAGGCGTGTTAGCATCGCTCGAGAGCTTGTGATGAGGCCACATATTTTATTCATAGATGAGCCTCTTTACCATCTTGATAG tGTCTCCGCACTTCTGATGATGGTAACGCTGAAGAAACTTGCAAGTACAGGTTGCACCGTTGTATTTACCATTTACCAAAGCAGCACAGAAGTATTCGGCCTTTTTGATCGGATATGTCTTCTTTCAAATGGAAACACCTTGTTTTTTGGGGAAACCTTGGCTTGTTTGCAG CACTTCTCAAACGCTGGATTTCCTTGTCCGATTATGCAAAGTCCGTCAGATCACTTTTTACGGGCAATAAATACAGATTTTGACAAGATCATTGCAATGTGCAAAAATTGGCAG GATGACAACGGAGATTTTTCATCGGTGAACATGGATACTGCTGTGGCAATACGCACCCTCGAAGCAACTTATAAATCATCAGCAGATGCTGCTGCAGTTGAAACTATGATACTGAGACTCACAGATAAG GAAGGTCCGGTACTCAAAAGCAAGGGAAAGGCTGGAGCTGCTACACGGGTAGCAGTTTTAACTTGGAGATCATTATTAATAATGTCAAGGGATTGGAAATACTACTGGCTTCGTCTTATTCTTTATATGATTTTCACACTCTCCGTTGGTACAGTATTTTCTGGCTCGGGGCATTCGTTGTCTTCAGTTGCG ACAAAAGTTGCAgcaatatttgtatttgtttcgTTTACTGCACTACTAAGCATTTCTGGAGTACCTGCAGTAATAAAAGAAATCAAG ATATATGCCAGTGAAGGATCGAACCACCATTTGGGGACACTAGTCTTTTTATTTGGACAGCTTCTCTCTAGCATCCCGTTCCTGTTTCTCATCTCCATCCCATCAAGTGTCGTCTTTTATTTCCTCATAGGACTGCGAGATGAGTTCAGCTTGTTGATGTACTTCATGCTGAATTTCTTCATGTGCCTCTTAGTAAATGATGGGATAATGCTGGTGGTGGTTTCTTTATGGCAAGATGTTTTCTGGAGCACCCTCACTCTGATATGCATACAA GTGGTAATGATGCTATCTGCGGGCTATTTCAGAATTCGAAATGCTTTGCCTGGACCCGTGTGGACATATCCAGTATCCTATATAGCTTTCCATACGTACTCTATACAG GGGCTGTTGGAGAATGAGTACATAGGGACATCCTTCGCGGTTGGGCAGGTAAGGACCATATCTGGGTATCAAGCACTTAGTAGCGCATATGACATCTCCCCAGACAACAATGCCAAGTGGGAAAATTTATTGATCTTGTTTCTAATGGCTGTCGGGTATCGTATTCTCGTCCTTGTTTTACTGTACTTTCGCGTAGGGGGAAAAAAGTATATACGTAAGATTTTGAAGTGTAATCAGGATACAAACAATGCAAGATGA